The following proteins come from a genomic window of Geomonas sp. RF6:
- a CDS encoding ammonia-forming cytochrome c nitrite reductase subunit c552, which produces MLKRKVLVAATLAAGALAAMSLPSLTTAAKTKPAPKMVNDGRAKCYECHEEVKALKEGSKHAKLSCKTCHDRIDEHLKDSSTVPGTRVDHEVCGKCHKSQYDSFFEVHYDPSGARKDKGMPGGRSPMQDKLLAGHGFTFEHTEPRGHAHMVVDQFASDRFQGGRYQFKGGWANYDKTGKTWDILEDKGAGTKLPETAMAGNPTCMQCKSSDLILKWKFMGEKGGKFDRTSNVNDVAKEVQNPLGCIFCHDPHGTQPRVIRDALIQGVQQNAGGNIFSKGGKTDLKAVDFRGFRKIGIMEKTDSRMMCAQCHVEYNCNAGTQWSDGKAVKGDDPRTNHFPLKSAKDLLEHYKKLDFYDFKHAVTGARLVKLQHPEAETYAGSVHDKAGVQCHQCHMPKQKGKDGKIFSSHSVVRPAHAVQEACLGCHPKDGAAKKKYQIETIRNYTKGKMRKAEYWLGSLIDTYAAAQRLGVAETVLAQAREKHEEAHVLWEYWTAENSDGFHNPQLARESLTASISASKAGVKILNDAMLAKKDEKK; this is translated from the coding sequence ATGCTGAAGAGAAAGGTGTTGGTGGCAGCGACTCTGGCCGCCGGTGCGCTCGCCGCGATGTCGCTGCCGAGCCTGACGACGGCGGCGAAGACGAAGCCGGCGCCCAAGATGGTGAACGACGGACGGGCCAAATGTTACGAGTGCCACGAGGAGGTCAAGGCGCTCAAGGAAGGGTCGAAGCACGCGAAGCTGTCGTGCAAGACCTGCCACGACAGGATCGACGAGCACCTGAAGGATTCCTCCACGGTTCCCGGCACCCGTGTAGATCACGAGGTGTGCGGCAAATGTCACAAGAGCCAGTACGACAGCTTCTTTGAGGTGCACTACGACCCGAGCGGCGCCCGCAAGGACAAGGGGATGCCCGGCGGCCGTTCTCCCATGCAGGACAAACTCCTCGCGGGGCACGGCTTCACCTTCGAGCACACCGAGCCGCGCGGGCACGCCCACATGGTGGTGGATCAGTTCGCCTCCGATCGGTTCCAGGGTGGGCGCTACCAGTTCAAGGGGGGGTGGGCCAACTACGACAAGACAGGGAAGACCTGGGATATCCTGGAGGACAAGGGCGCCGGCACGAAGCTCCCCGAGACCGCCATGGCGGGGAACCCCACCTGCATGCAGTGCAAGAGCAGCGACCTGATCCTCAAGTGGAAATTCATGGGGGAGAAGGGGGGGAAGTTCGACCGCACCTCCAACGTGAATGATGTTGCAAAGGAAGTACAAAACCCGCTCGGGTGCATCTTCTGCCACGACCCGCACGGTACGCAGCCGCGCGTGATCCGCGACGCCCTCATCCAGGGGGTGCAGCAGAATGCCGGCGGAAACATCTTCTCCAAGGGGGGGAAGACCGACCTGAAGGCCGTCGACTTCCGCGGCTTCCGCAAGATCGGGATCATGGAGAAGACGGACTCACGGATGATGTGCGCCCAGTGCCACGTCGAGTACAACTGCAATGCCGGCACGCAGTGGAGCGACGGGAAGGCCGTGAAGGGAGACGATCCGCGCACCAACCACTTCCCGCTGAAGTCGGCGAAGGATCTTCTGGAGCACTACAAGAAGCTCGACTTCTACGACTTCAAGCACGCCGTCACCGGCGCGCGGCTTGTGAAGCTTCAGCACCCCGAGGCGGAGACCTACGCCGGCAGCGTGCACGACAAGGCGGGTGTCCAGTGCCACCAGTGCCACATGCCGAAGCAGAAGGGGAAGGACGGCAAGATCTTTTCCAGCCACTCGGTGGTGAGGCCGGCCCACGCTGTGCAGGAGGCTTGCCTCGGGTGCCACCCGAAGGATGGCGCCGCGAAGAAGAAGTACCAGATCGAGACGATCCGCAACTACACAAAGGGTAAGATGCGGAAGGCTGAGTACTGGCTGGGGAGCCTGATTGACACTTATGCCGCGGCGCAGCGCCTCGGCGTGGCTGAGACGGTGCTGGCGCAGGCGCGCGAGAAGCATGAAGAGGCCCACGTGCTGTGGGAGTACTGGACGGCGGAGAACAGCGACGGCTTCCACAACCCGCAGCTGGCCCGTGAAAGCCTCACCGCCTCCATCTCCGCCTCAAAAGCAGGGGTGAAGATCCTGAACGACGCCATGCTGGCGAAGAAGGACGAGAAGAAGTAG
- a CDS encoding Hsp70 family protein: MSIVFGVDFGTTNSALSVYRNGKVDIVDVDALSPSGSLMRSVLYFDEDHQIFTGQEAINQYVSDGAAGRFMQSIKNFLPNRSFEGTEVFGRKYGIDDLVAIILKKIKARGEAHVGTAVDSVVLGRPVLFSEDAEKDALAQVRLEKAARKAGFKEIFFQFEPVAAALSYEESLPAGAEKVVFIGDFGGGTSDFTVIRVKGGAFARADRRSDVLSLGGVYTAGDKFDSQIMWEKIARYFGRGVKYKGMGKDELFDIPHSIIYTLCQWHRIPLLRARKIREQIRLIKNAATDRKAIENLEHLIGDNYGFFLFQCIEKAKCELSQHDLATVSFTERDLTIREDVSREEFETINRENVRKIAACIDEVVAKSGVTHEGIDTVFLTGGTSRIPFIRSLFEERFGAAKLEQRNAFTSVVHGLGASVPLFV; this comes from the coding sequence ATGTCCATTGTTTTCGGAGTCGATTTCGGCACCACCAACTCGGCTCTTTCGGTGTACCGCAACGGCAAGGTCGACATCGTCGACGTCGACGCTCTCAGCCCCAGCGGCTCCCTGATGCGCTCGGTCCTCTACTTTGACGAGGACCACCAGATCTTCACCGGCCAGGAGGCAATCAACCAGTACGTGAGCGACGGTGCAGCCGGCCGGTTCATGCAGTCCATAAAGAATTTTCTGCCGAACCGCAGCTTCGAAGGGACCGAAGTGTTCGGCAGGAAGTACGGCATCGACGACCTGGTCGCCATCATCCTCAAAAAGATCAAGGCCAGGGGGGAGGCGCACGTCGGCACCGCCGTGGACAGCGTCGTGCTCGGGCGTCCGGTGCTCTTCTCCGAAGACGCGGAGAAGGACGCCCTGGCGCAGGTGAGGCTCGAGAAGGCGGCGCGCAAGGCGGGATTCAAGGAGATCTTCTTCCAGTTCGAGCCGGTGGCTGCGGCGCTCTCCTACGAGGAGTCTCTCCCCGCAGGTGCGGAGAAGGTGGTCTTCATCGGCGACTTCGGCGGGGGAACATCGGACTTCACGGTGATCCGGGTGAAGGGGGGTGCCTTCGCCCGCGCGGACCGGCGCAGCGATGTGCTGTCGCTCGGTGGGGTGTACACGGCGGGGGACAAGTTCGATTCGCAGATCATGTGGGAAAAGATCGCCAGATACTTCGGCCGCGGCGTCAAATACAAGGGGATGGGAAAGGACGAGCTGTTCGACATCCCGCACAGCATAATCTACACGCTATGCCAGTGGCACAGGATCCCACTGCTGCGGGCGAGAAAGATCAGGGAGCAGATCAGGCTCATCAAGAATGCGGCCACGGACAGGAAGGCGATCGAAAACCTGGAGCATCTGATAGGCGACAATTACGGCTTTTTCCTCTTTCAGTGCATCGAAAAGGCAAAGTGCGAGCTGTCGCAGCACGATCTCGCCACCGTGAGCTTCACCGAGCGTGACCTGACCATACGGGAGGATGTTTCCAGGGAGGAGTTTGAAACGATAAATCGGGAGAATGTGAGGAAGATCGCCGCCTGCATCGATGAGGTCGTCGCAAAGTCCGGCGTGACACACGAGGGGATCGACACCGTCTTTCTCACCGGCGGGACCTCAAGGATCCCCTTTATCCGCAGTCTTTTCGAGGAGCGTTTCGGCGCGGCGAAGCTCGAGCAGAGGAACGCCTTCACCAGCGTGGTTCATGGGCTGGGTGCCAGCGTGCCGCTGTTTGTGTGA
- a CDS encoding thiamine pyrophosphate-dependent enzyme, with translation MSTKILDLPTTEYMLPGNRACAGCAIGIGLRSITKALDGKMVLVNPASCLTVLGGMYPVSSMRIPWINVSFPSTAAAAAGVVAGLRAQGRADEMTVLAMAGDGGTGDIGIQALSGAAERNDDFIYMCYDNEAYMNTGTQRSGLTPHGARTTTTSRGKKENPKDLPRIMEAHGIPYIASTSAVYPTDVYDKMVKARGIKGLRYLHMNVPCPNGWGFDPKDTVKLGKLAVETGLVALYEIDGGIFRLTDRSAMLAAGGKPLVPVAEFFATQARFKSLPPQSVADVQTWVDRRWKEYVSRHQAE, from the coding sequence ATGTCCACGAAGATCCTCGACCTACCTACCACCGAATACATGCTCCCCGGCAACCGCGCCTGCGCCGGGTGCGCCATAGGGATTGGACTGCGCTCCATTACGAAGGCGCTGGATGGAAAAATGGTGCTGGTGAATCCTGCAAGTTGCCTCACCGTGCTGGGGGGGATGTACCCGGTCTCTTCCATGCGCATACCGTGGATCAACGTCTCCTTCCCGAGCACCGCTGCAGCAGCGGCTGGAGTCGTGGCAGGACTGCGCGCCCAGGGACGGGCCGACGAGATGACCGTTCTGGCGATGGCGGGGGACGGCGGCACCGGCGACATCGGCATCCAGGCGCTCTCCGGCGCTGCCGAGCGCAACGACGACTTCATCTATATGTGCTACGACAACGAAGCGTACATGAACACGGGGACGCAGCGATCCGGCCTCACGCCGCACGGAGCACGGACCACCACGACGAGCCGCGGCAAGAAGGAGAACCCGAAGGACCTGCCGCGCATCATGGAAGCTCACGGCATCCCCTACATCGCGTCAACCTCCGCCGTCTACCCCACCGACGTCTACGACAAGATGGTGAAGGCGCGCGGCATCAAAGGGTTGCGCTACCTGCACATGAACGTCCCCTGTCCCAACGGCTGGGGGTTTGACCCGAAGGACACGGTAAAGCTCGGAAAGCTGGCGGTGGAGACAGGGCTCGTTGCCCTCTATGAAATTGACGGCGGCATCTTCCGCCTCACCGACCGGAGCGCAATGCTGGCTGCGGGAGGAAAGCCGCTGGTACCGGTCGCCGAGTTCTTCGCCACACAGGCGCGCTTCAAGAGCCTTCCCCCGCAGAGCGTGGCGGATGTGCAGACGTGGGTGGACCGGCGCTGGAAAGAGTACGTCTCGCGTCATCAGGCGGAGTAA
- a CDS encoding pyruvate ferredoxin oxidoreductase, with the protein MSSTVVITGNEAAATAAKLARVQVVAAYPITPQSSVVETLSRWVESGELAAEFVTVESEHSALTVCLAASTVGARTFTATSSNGLAYMTEQVWWTAGARLPVVMGCVNRSLAAPWNVLNDQQDSMSVRDSGWIQLYCRDNQEILDTFLQAFRIAEELSLPVMVCYDGFLLSHTVMPVHVPSAEEADAFLPPRPAGLQIVDLNDPRNIGPVTLADPRRDASGVLHGGYMEIRHAHQQALAEALDVIPAVDAEFADVFRRSWGGLTWEHRLEDAEVVLVAAGSLGMELTLAADELRGEGIRAGVLGIRAYRPFPVEHLCGKLVGRTLAIVFDKALSYGYGGPICTDLRAALSGREKMPTVFGTITGLGGRDVTAAQLAEEARAAISDAEAGMSQRRTVWVNLQDVAADGKTMCGVRE; encoded by the coding sequence ATGTCCAGTACCGTCGTAATCACCGGCAATGAAGCCGCCGCCACCGCTGCAAAGCTTGCCCGCGTACAGGTGGTGGCAGCGTACCCCATAACCCCGCAGTCTTCCGTTGTGGAGACGCTCTCCAGGTGGGTCGAGTCGGGGGAGCTCGCTGCCGAGTTCGTGACGGTGGAGTCGGAGCATTCCGCCCTCACCGTCTGCCTCGCCGCCTCCACGGTCGGCGCGCGCACCTTCACCGCCACCAGCTCCAACGGCCTCGCCTATATGACCGAGCAGGTCTGGTGGACGGCCGGGGCACGCCTTCCCGTGGTGATGGGGTGCGTGAACAGGTCGCTGGCGGCGCCGTGGAACGTGCTGAACGACCAGCAGGACTCCATGTCGGTGCGCGACTCCGGGTGGATCCAGCTCTACTGCCGCGACAACCAGGAGATCCTCGACACCTTCCTGCAGGCTTTCCGCATAGCCGAGGAGCTCAGCCTCCCGGTGATGGTGTGCTACGACGGCTTCCTTCTGTCGCATACCGTCATGCCTGTGCACGTTCCGAGCGCGGAGGAGGCGGATGCCTTCCTCCCCCCCCGTCCGGCGGGGCTGCAGATCGTCGACCTGAACGACCCGCGCAACATCGGACCGGTGACGCTGGCGGATCCGCGCCGCGACGCCAGCGGTGTACTGCACGGCGGCTACATGGAAATACGCCACGCCCACCAGCAGGCGCTGGCCGAGGCGCTGGATGTCATTCCCGCGGTCGATGCAGAGTTTGCCGACGTTTTCAGACGGAGTTGGGGGGGGCTCACCTGGGAGCATCGGCTGGAGGATGCCGAGGTGGTGCTGGTGGCGGCAGGGTCGCTGGGTATGGAGCTCACCCTGGCGGCGGACGAGCTGCGGGGCGAGGGGATCCGGGCCGGCGTGCTCGGGATCCGCGCCTATCGTCCCTTTCCCGTTGAGCACCTGTGCGGGAAGCTGGTGGGTCGCACGCTGGCGATCGTGTTCGACAAGGCGCTCAGCTACGGCTATGGAGGGCCGATCTGCACCGACCTGCGCGCCGCCCTCTCAGGACGGGAAAAGATGCCGACCGTCTTTGGCACCATCACCGGCCTCGGGGGGCGCGATGTGACCGCCGCCCAGCTCGCCGAAGAGGCCAGAGCCGCCATCAGCGACGCCGAAGCGGGGATGAGCCAGCGTCGGACGGTGTGGGTCAACCTGCAGGATGTCGCCGCCGACGGAAAGACGATGTGCGGCGTCAGGGAGTAA
- a CDS encoding 4Fe-4S binding protein, which yields MSRHCEIAQSTPSIGEGGHTGDWRSSRPVIGEKGCLAVKQGKIACQICWVYCPDACIAQGAPPSIDLDYCKGCGICSQVCPAGAIAMEPESRHR from the coding sequence ATGAGCAGGCATTGCGAAATAGCGCAGTCGACGCCGAGCATAGGCGAGGGGGGGCACACCGGAGACTGGCGCAGCAGCCGGCCGGTCATCGGGGAGAAAGGGTGTCTCGCGGTGAAGCAGGGAAAGATCGCCTGCCAGATCTGCTGGGTGTACTGCCCCGACGCCTGCATCGCCCAGGGGGCGCCCCCCTCGATCGACCTCGACTACTGCAAGGGGTGCGGCATCTGTTCCCAGGTCTGCCCGGCGGGCGCCATAGCGATGGAGCCGGAGTCCCGCCATCGCTGA
- a CDS encoding 2-oxoacid:acceptor oxidoreductase family protein, whose product MHEIRWHGRGGQGAVTSSKILAAAAYRSGFAGVTAAPTFGAERRGAPITASTRFDNAPIRMYSQVVEPSVVVVLDESLLRVANATAGLRPNGVVIVNTARSKGELGLPEGVRVVAADVTGAAEAVGLIVGGEPMVNTAILGSIAKATGLISMESIREAISDAFSGAAAAKNIEAAQIAYDRTEGGELP is encoded by the coding sequence ATGCACGAGATACGCTGGCACGGGCGTGGCGGGCAGGGTGCCGTCACCAGCTCGAAGATACTTGCCGCCGCGGCCTACCGCAGCGGGTTTGCCGGAGTCACCGCCGCACCTACCTTCGGGGCGGAACGGCGCGGAGCTCCGATCACTGCGTCGACCCGCTTCGACAACGCACCGATCCGCATGTACTCGCAGGTGGTGGAGCCGAGCGTCGTGGTAGTTTTGGACGAGTCGCTCCTTCGCGTCGCCAACGCCACCGCCGGTCTGCGGCCAAACGGCGTGGTCATCGTCAACACCGCCCGATCGAAGGGGGAACTGGGACTGCCTGAAGGTGTGCGGGTGGTTGCCGCCGACGTGACCGGCGCCGCCGAGGCGGTGGGACTCATCGTCGGCGGGGAGCCGATGGTCAATACCGCCATCCTCGGGTCGATCGCAAAGGCGACTGGGCTCATCAGCATGGAAAGCATCCGGGAGGCCATCTCCGACGCCTTCTCCGGCGCGGCCGCGGCGAAAAACATCGAGGCTGCGCAGATAGCGTACGACCGCACGGAAGGAGGGGAGCTCCCATGA
- a CDS encoding AMP-binding protein, whose protein sequence is MKEKISGPFTDLTIGQYFDTVVASQPEHEFIVYPDRDLRWTWGEFNRRVDALAKGLLALGLKKGDHLGMWARNVPDWLTFMFATAKIGVVFVTVNPVYKSHELAYVLTQSDMKALCIIDSFRDVDYVSIVRGLVPEAATQQRGHLDSERFPFLKKLIYMGAEKHRGFYTVPELLLLGEHYSDADYAAAREGLSADDVINMQYTSGTTGFPKGVMLSSRNILNNGYYIGERQKFTKMDRLCLPVPLFHCFGCVLGVMAVLTHGSTLVMLESFDPLLALAAVQKEKCTAIYGVPTMFIAELTHPMFSLFDTSSLRTGIMAGSPCPIETMKQVMSRMHASEITIAYGLTEASPVFIQTSTDDTVERRCETIGTAMPEIEVRVVDPETGEDCPPGVPGEFLCRGYNVMKGYYKMPEQTAAAIDRDGWLHSGDLGTVDEDGYYRVTGRLKDMIIRGGENIYPREIEEFLYTMPGVKDVQIVGVPDQKYGEVVGAFVMRAAGSDITEEDVREFAQSRIARYKCPKHVWFVEEFPMTASNKIQKYKLRQMAADSLGVADVKVFASEAAEGESAAVGTIPLT, encoded by the coding sequence GTGAAAGAAAAGATCAGCGGACCCTTTACCGACCTCACCATCGGCCAGTATTTCGACACCGTCGTGGCCTCCCAGCCGGAGCATGAATTCATCGTCTACCCCGACCGTGACCTGCGCTGGACCTGGGGGGAATTCAACAGGCGCGTCGATGCCCTGGCGAAGGGGCTCCTCGCCCTCGGTCTCAAGAAGGGGGACCACCTGGGGATGTGGGCCCGCAACGTGCCGGACTGGCTCACCTTCATGTTCGCGACCGCAAAGATCGGTGTCGTCTTTGTGACCGTGAACCCGGTGTACAAGAGCCACGAGCTCGCCTACGTCCTCACCCAGTCGGACATGAAGGCGCTGTGCATCATAGACAGCTTCCGCGACGTGGACTACGTGAGCATCGTGCGGGGGCTCGTGCCCGAGGCCGCCACGCAGCAGAGGGGGCACCTCGATTCGGAGCGCTTCCCCTTCCTGAAAAAGCTGATCTACATGGGTGCGGAGAAGCACCGCGGCTTCTACACGGTTCCGGAGTTGCTCCTCCTCGGCGAGCACTACAGCGACGCCGACTATGCAGCCGCCCGCGAGGGGCTCTCGGCGGACGACGTCATCAACATGCAGTACACCTCCGGGACGACCGGATTCCCAAAAGGGGTCATGCTCTCCAGCCGCAACATCCTGAACAACGGCTACTACATCGGGGAGCGCCAGAAATTCACCAAGATGGACCGCCTCTGCCTGCCGGTCCCCCTTTTCCACTGCTTCGGGTGCGTGCTCGGCGTGATGGCGGTGCTGACCCACGGCAGCACACTCGTCATGCTGGAGAGCTTCGACCCGCTTCTGGCGCTCGCCGCTGTCCAGAAGGAGAAGTGCACCGCGATCTACGGCGTGCCGACCATGTTCATCGCGGAGCTCACCCACCCCATGTTCTCCCTCTTCGACACGAGTTCGCTGCGCACCGGTATCATGGCCGGTTCCCCCTGCCCGATCGAGACGATGAAGCAGGTAATGAGCAGGATGCACGCCTCCGAGATCACCATCGCCTACGGTCTCACCGAGGCAAGCCCCGTCTTCATCCAGACCTCCACCGACGACACGGTGGAGCGGCGCTGCGAGACGATCGGCACCGCAATGCCGGAGATCGAGGTGCGGGTGGTCGATCCGGAAACGGGAGAGGACTGCCCGCCGGGAGTGCCCGGCGAGTTTCTGTGCCGCGGCTACAACGTGATGAAGGGGTACTACAAGATGCCGGAGCAGACCGCCGCCGCCATCGACCGCGACGGCTGGCTCCACTCCGGCGATTTGGGGACGGTGGACGAGGACGGCTACTACCGGGTCACCGGGCGCCTGAAGGACATGATCATCCGCGGCGGCGAAAACATCTACCCACGGGAGATCGAGGAGTTCCTCTACACCATGCCCGGGGTGAAGGACGTGCAGATCGTCGGCGTGCCGGATCAGAAATACGGCGAGGTGGTCGGCGCCTTTGTGATGCGCGCCGCCGGCAGCGACATCACCGAGGAGGATGTGCGGGAATTCGCCCAGAGCCGCATCGCGCGCTACAAGTGCCCGAAGCACGTCTGGTTCGTGGAGGAATTCCCCATGACCGCCTCCAACAAGATCCAGAAGTACAAGTTGCGCCAGATGGCGGCGGACTCTCTCGGGGTCGCCGATGTGAAGGTTTTTGCCAGCGAGGCCGCAGAGGGAGAGAGTGCGGCAGTTGGCACTATCCCATTGACCTGA
- a CDS encoding helix-turn-helix domain-containing protein produces the protein MTDVSRIGGKLTTIREALGVTREQLAERCDCSETVIAALEGGELAPSLTPLIKITRALGVRLGTLLDDDTRLGPVVTRSGESNGVSRVKSLEIASNAGALDFFSLAMNKTSRHMEPFIITVKPASEGETPLSSHEGEEFIYVLDGAVEIAYGKELYLLEVGDSIYYDSIVPHQVRSRGGDPARILAVVFAPF, from the coding sequence ATGACAGATGTCAGCCGCATCGGAGGGAAACTCACCACCATACGAGAAGCACTCGGCGTCACCCGTGAACAGCTGGCCGAACGGTGCGACTGCAGCGAGACGGTCATCGCCGCACTGGAAGGAGGGGAGCTAGCGCCCTCGCTCACCCCCCTCATAAAGATCACCCGCGCGCTCGGTGTGCGACTCGGCACGCTCTTGGACGACGACACCCGCCTCGGCCCGGTCGTCACCCGCTCCGGCGAGAGTAACGGGGTGTCACGGGTAAAGTCCCTGGAAATCGCCAGCAACGCCGGGGCGCTCGACTTCTTCTCCCTGGCGATGAACAAGACCTCGCGCCACATGGAGCCGTTCATCATCACCGTGAAGCCCGCCTCGGAGGGGGAGACGCCGCTGTCGAGCCACGAGGGGGAAGAGTTCATCTACGTCCTCGATGGTGCGGTGGAGATCGCCTACGGCAAGGAACTGTACCTGCTGGAGGTGGGGGACAGCATCTACTACGACTCCATCGTGCCGCACCAGGTGCGCAGCCGCGGCGGCGACCCCGCCCGCATACTCGCGGTCGTATTCGCGCCGTTTTAG
- a CDS encoding hypoxanthine-guanine phosphoribosyltransferase, which produces MVLKDMNDIRQEADCLRSAAEVEEALTRMAQEITEAMDGTVPVGFCIMNGGLFMTGRLVDKLPFALELDYMHATRYGAETTGGALNWKVRPERSLKGRTVLLMDDILDEGVTLAEIIKYCEDEGAEKVYTAVLVEKMHDRKAPGVKADFVGLQVEDRFLFGCGMDIAGYWRNLPALYAMKEQK; this is translated from the coding sequence ATGGTACTGAAAGACATGAACGACATCCGGCAGGAGGCTGACTGCCTCCGGTCGGCGGCAGAAGTGGAAGAAGCACTGACACGCATGGCACAGGAGATCACCGAGGCCATGGATGGAACCGTCCCGGTCGGGTTTTGCATCATGAACGGCGGCCTGTTCATGACCGGCAGGCTGGTGGACAAGCTCCCCTTTGCGCTGGAGCTCGACTACATGCACGCCACCCGGTACGGCGCGGAAACGACCGGCGGCGCCCTCAACTGGAAGGTCCGCCCGGAACGCTCCCTGAAAGGGCGCACCGTCCTTCTCATGGACGACATCCTCGATGAAGGTGTGACGCTCGCGGAAATCATCAAGTACTGCGAGGACGAGGGAGCGGAGAAGGTGTACACCGCCGTCCTCGTGGAGAAGATGCACGACCGCAAGGCTCCCGGGGTCAAGGCCGACTTCGTGGGACTTCAGGTGGAGGACCGCTTCCTTTTCGGCTGCGGCATGGACATCGCAGGATACTGGCGCAACCTCCCGGCCCTCTACGCCATGAAGGAGCAGAAATGA